The Flavobacterium sp. HJ-32-4 genome contains a region encoding:
- a CDS encoding T9SS type A sorting domain-containing protein, protein MKQTLLLLLLSAFAASAQIVNIPDYQFKTALRNGLCVDTDNNGVPDANADLNNDDEIQVSEAEAVQYLYILAQYNVSDLTGIEAFVNLRTLYCDYHTLTTLDVSMMPDLRWLTVNSNDLTTLNLGTISALEKLEVVGNALTSLDLSHLSNLKHLSCASNPLGSLDLSVCTQLEELYCGANGLNSLDLSTVPMLKKLYCSENNLSSLSFANNPLLEEVVCSSNDMTTLNISSLSNLKKLTAESCPLNGLDITGLTQLTQVACNFNQFQSFSHGNNSALTSLEITGYPGNVGGILNLSDVPTLKTLTCNNLALTGLNLTGVQLTSLQFSGNQITTIDISNMPGLTSIVGNYNNLQSMFIKNGAVSSDQYLFNFYGNPNLQYICCDEGELSVIQAKLATSQYAGMNNVTYNTYCSFVPGGAFHSIDGVARFDDGNNGCSDTDPLFSHLRMKVSAGAVSSFLVGDGTGLYDIDLQAGTYTITPQPENPTYFTVTPTSATITLPAASNPITQSFCIKANGSHPDVEVAIVPENRARPGFVSRYEIVLRNKGNKTASGVVNFDFPEDYLTPASVNPAPDTDSSSAYSWSYNDLLPYEIRTFHAWFTLNTPLDPDFPLESGDVLSYTATATLQYTDDLPADNTFTFNHRVVNSNDPNDKTCLEGDTIVPEKVGEYVHYVIRFENVGSAEAENIVVKDVIDTNKFDINTLVPLTGSHDFVTKIRNTNTVEFIFENIMLPFDDANNDGYVSFKIKTKPNLVLGNTFSNSASIYFDFNAAIVTNTALTTVANLGAQGFGDTSLTVWPNPVHDRLYVTTTQPVDYLELTDLSGRSLRAIAHSESVSVAGLPTGVYLLTVTSGGKATARKVVVE, encoded by the coding sequence ATGAAACAAACTCTACTCCTTCTGTTACTCAGTGCGTTTGCCGCTTCTGCGCAGATTGTGAACATACCCGATTACCAGTTCAAGACGGCACTGCGGAACGGACTCTGTGTCGATACCGACAACAACGGCGTGCCCGACGCCAATGCCGATCTCAATAACGACGACGAAATCCAGGTGTCGGAGGCAGAGGCGGTTCAGTACCTCTACATACTAGCACAATACAATGTCAGTGATCTAACGGGTATCGAGGCGTTTGTCAACCTGCGCACCCTCTATTGCGACTACCACACGCTGACCACACTTGATGTGTCGATGATGCCCGATCTTCGTTGGCTTACGGTGAACAGCAACGACCTCACTACCCTTAATCTGGGTACCATTAGCGCCTTGGAGAAACTCGAAGTTGTAGGTAATGCGCTCACTTCGCTCGACCTCTCGCACCTGTCCAACCTAAAACACCTGAGTTGTGCCAGTAACCCACTCGGCTCGCTCGACCTGTCGGTGTGTACGCAATTGGAAGAACTATACTGCGGTGCGAACGGCCTAAATTCGCTCGACTTGTCGACCGTGCCGATGTTGAAGAAATTGTATTGCAGCGAGAACAACCTTTCGTCCCTATCGTTTGCTAATAATCCGCTTTTGGAGGAAGTCGTTTGCTCGTCGAACGACATGACGACACTCAATATCAGTTCCCTCTCCAACCTGAAGAAGTTGACCGCCGAAAGCTGCCCACTCAATGGACTCGACATCACGGGCCTCACGCAACTGACACAGGTGGCGTGCAACTTCAATCAGTTCCAGAGTTTTTCGCATGGTAATAACAGCGCACTGACCTCGTTGGAGATTACGGGGTATCCCGGCAATGTGGGAGGTATACTCAACCTGTCGGATGTGCCTACGCTCAAGACGCTTACTTGCAATAACCTGGCGTTAACCGGACTCAACCTAACCGGCGTCCAGCTTACGTCACTTCAGTTCAGCGGTAACCAGATCACTACTATTGATATTAGTAATATGCCCGGACTCACGTCCATTGTCGGGAATTACAACAACCTGCAATCGATGTTCATCAAGAACGGAGCCGTCAGCAGCGACCAATACCTGTTCAACTTCTACGGAAACCCGAACCTCCAGTATATCTGCTGCGATGAAGGCGAACTCAGCGTCATCCAGGCGAAACTGGCGACGAGCCAATACGCAGGCATGAACAATGTCACCTATAACACCTACTGTTCGTTCGTGCCTGGCGGCGCGTTCCATTCCATTGACGGCGTGGCCCGTTTTGATGACGGTAATAACGGTTGCAGCGACACCGATCCGCTCTTTTCGCACTTACGCATGAAGGTGTCCGCCGGAGCGGTAAGTTCGTTTTTGGTGGGAGACGGTACCGGCCTTTACGATATTGACCTTCAGGCAGGCACCTACACCATTACGCCACAGCCGGAGAACCCGACGTATTTCACCGTCACACCGACCAGTGCCACGATTACCTTACCTGCTGCTTCCAACCCGATCACACAGTCTTTCTGCATCAAAGCCAACGGCAGCCACCCCGATGTGGAGGTCGCCATTGTGCCGGAAAACCGCGCACGCCCGGGCTTTGTGTCGCGCTATGAAATTGTCCTTCGAAACAAAGGCAACAAAACCGCTTCCGGCGTCGTGAACTTTGATTTTCCGGAAGACTACCTCACACCGGCCTCGGTCAACCCGGCGCCCGATACGGATTCGTCTTCGGCCTATAGTTGGAGTTATAACGATTTACTGCCGTATGAGATACGGACGTTCCATGCGTGGTTTACCCTCAACACACCGCTGGACCCGGACTTCCCGCTGGAAAGCGGCGATGTGTTGTCGTATACCGCCACGGCCACACTGCAGTATACCGACGATCTTCCGGCCGACAATACCTTTACGTTCAACCACCGCGTGGTGAATTCAAACGACCCGAACGACAAGACCTGCCTCGAAGGCGATACCATCGTGCCGGAGAAAGTAGGGGAGTATGTCCACTATGTCATCCGCTTTGAAAACGTCGGATCGGCTGAGGCAGAGAATATCGTCGTAAAAGACGTTATCGATACCAATAAGTTTGATATCAATACATTGGTGCCGCTCACCGGAAGCCATGATTTCGTGACGAAAATCCGGAATACGAATACCGTCGAGTTCATCTTCGAGAACATCATGCTGCCGTTTGACGACGCCAACAACGACGGATACGTGAGTTTCAAGATTAAGACCAAACCGAACCTGGTGCTGGGCAATACATTCAGCAACAGCGCGTCAATCTATTTCGATTTCAACGCCGCCATTGTCACCAATACGGCCCTGACCACGGTAGCCAACCTCGGTGCTCAGGGCTTTGGGGATACCTCCCTGACCGTGTGGCCGAATCCGGTGCACGATCGACTCTATGTAACCACAACACAACCGGTCGACTACCTCGAACTCACCGACCTGTCAGGCCGCAGTCTTCGTGCCATTGCGCACAGCGAATCGGTTTCGGTAGCTGGGCTTCCTACAGGCGTCTACCTACTTACGGTAACGTCAGGCGGAAAAGCGACGGCCCGGAAAGTGGTGGTAGAGTAG
- a CDS encoding helix-turn-helix transcriptional regulator → MELRRDVFQAIADPTRRSILLLLTSQSLTAGTIASNFDTARPTVSKHLQILTECELLKQEQKGREIYYHFNPEKMKVIADYIEPFRKMWEDRFTKLEILMKSQPEI, encoded by the coding sequence ATGGAACTACGACGAGACGTTTTTCAAGCGATAGCCGATCCAACAAGACGGTCTATTTTGCTCTTACTGACTTCACAATCGTTGACGGCGGGGACGATCGCCTCAAATTTTGATACGGCACGCCCTACCGTTTCGAAGCATCTACAAATTCTAACGGAGTGTGAACTTTTAAAACAGGAACAAAAAGGGAGAGAGATTTATTATCATTTCAACCCTGAAAAAATGAAGGTGATAGCGGACTATATCGAGCCATTCCGGAAAATGTGGGAGGATAGGTTTACGAAATTAGAAATTCTTATGAAATCTCAACCTGAAATCTGA
- a CDS encoding SRPBCC domain-containing protein — protein MEQKTKIDAEEGKQDLIITREFDLPVELVFKAYTEAKLIEQWMGTKVIKLENGRHGSYEFETSYNGQVVFKAHGTLHEVLPNRKITRTFEIENLPIGAQIEFLEFEKLTDHRSKLTIQIIYKSEKHRAEQLKLPFANGLNSAHNKLQEIFKNEL, from the coding sequence ATGGAACAAAAAACGAAAATAGACGCCGAGGAGGGCAAGCAAGACCTAATTATCACGAGAGAATTTGACTTACCGGTTGAATTGGTTTTCAAAGCCTACACAGAGGCAAAACTGATAGAACAATGGATGGGTACAAAAGTGATAAAACTTGAAAACGGACGCCACGGAAGTTATGAGTTTGAAACCTCTTACAATGGCCAAGTGGTATTCAAAGCGCATGGTACGCTTCACGAAGTGTTACCAAATCGAAAAATTACGAGAACGTTCGAAATTGAAAACCTTCCAATCGGTGCCCAAATTGAGTTTCTGGAATTTGAGAAACTTACTGACCACAGATCGAAGCTCACAATTCAAATAATTTACAAATCAGAGAAGCACAGAGCGGAACAACTGAAACTACCTTTTGCCAATGGACTCAATTCGGCGCACAACAAATTGCAGGAAATTTTTAAAAATGAACTATAA
- a CDS encoding DoxX family protein, with protein MGNQKSKKNAFWIVTVLLCFGMTAGGIAQLIKAKPNVDGMLSLGYPLYVLSILGVWKLLAVVAILIPRYTLLKEWAYAGLFFLLSGGVISHLASREEPINALPVFFFPCLTVASWYLRPAERRVCFTTK; from the coding sequence ATGGGAAATCAAAAATCAAAAAAAAACGCCTTCTGGATCGTGACAGTTTTATTGTGTTTTGGAATGACCGCGGGCGGTATCGCCCAACTAATCAAAGCTAAACCAAACGTTGACGGAATGCTGAGCCTGGGTTATCCACTTTATGTACTCTCCATTTTAGGTGTTTGGAAGTTACTGGCGGTGGTTGCTATCCTCATCCCGAGATACACGCTTCTCAAAGAATGGGCCTACGCTGGTTTGTTTTTCCTTCTATCCGGTGGAGTCATTTCACACTTGGCTAGCAGAGAAGAGCCAATAAACGCATTACCGGTATTCTTTTTCCCGTGTCTAACTGTTGCATCCTGGTATTTGAGACCGGCGGAAAGAAGGGTTTGTTTTACGACTAAATAA